The genomic segment CACAAGGTTAGCAGTCACAGGCCATGTCCCATGTCAAAGTTGTATGACCAGTTGTATTGTCATCATGTATGATGTTATCTATGGATGTATCCCGAATGGCATCCTATgtcctatacactgagtgtacaaaacattaggaacactttcttaatattgagttgcacccccttttaccctcataacagcctcaattcgtcagggcatggattctacaaggtatcgaaaacgttccacaggggcgctggcccatgttgattccaatgcttcccacagttgtgtcaagttggctggatgtcttttgggtggtggaccattcttgatacacacaggaaattgttgagagtgaaaaacccagcagcgctgcagttcttgagacactcaaaccggtgcgcctggcagctactaccatacctcgttcaaaggcatctaaatcttttgttttgcccattcaccctctgaatggcacacgaacacaatccatgtctcaattgtctcaaggcttaaaaatccttctttaacctgtctccttcctttcatcTACACGGAATGAATAAcagatcataactttcacctggtcaatctacagtatgtcatggaaagagcaagtgttcctaatgttttgtacacttagtgtatagtgtagtacttttacaaaagtagtgcactatatagggaaatagggtgccatttgagacgtgcCCTCTGGTTGTAGTAAATACACCCTCTAGTtgtagtatatacagtgcattcagaaagtcctcagaccccttaacttttttctAATTTTGTTACGGGGtctttttcctcatcaataaataccccataatgacaaagcaaaaacaggtttttagaaatgtttgctaataaaaaaaaatgatatcacatttacaagtattcagaccctttactcagtgttttgttgaagcacctttggcagtgattacagccttgagttttcTTAAGTATGatgatacaagcttggcacatcaaggatctctctgtactttgctccgttcatctttccctcgatcctgactagtctcccagtccctgttgctgaaaaacatcctcacagcatgatgctgccaccaccatgcttcaccgaagggatggtgccaggtttcctccagacatgactcttggcattcaggccaaagagttcattcttggtttcatcagaccagagaatcttgtttctcatggtctgagagtctttaggtgccttttggcaaactccaagcgggctgtcatgtgccttttactgaggagtggcttccgtctggccactctatcataaaggcctgatgggtagagtgctgcagaggtggttgtccttctggaaggtactcctatctccgcagaggaactctagtgctctgtcagagttaccatcaggttcttgttgtcctccctgaccaaggccattctcccccgattgctcagtttggccaggcggccagctataggaagagtcttggtggttccaaacttcttccatttaagaataatggaggccactgtgttcttggggaccttcaatgctgcagacattctttggtacccttccccagatctatgtcggagctctacggacaattccttcgacctcatggcttggtttttgctctgacatgcactgtcaactgtgggaccttaaataggcaggtgtgtgcctttccaaatcatgtccaatcaattgaagttaccataggtggacttcaatcaagttgtcgaaacatctcaaggatgatcaatggaaacaggatgcacctgagatcaatttcgagtctcatagcaaagggtctaaatacttatgtaaataggtatttctgtttttttatttgtaataaatgtgcaaaaatgttaaaacctgttttcgctttggggtattgtgtgtagattgctatggatttgtatttatttaatccattttagaataaggctgtaacgtaacaaaatgtggaaaaagtcaaggggtctgaatactatccgaaggcactgtatgaccTCTGGTCTCTTGTGGCTCCAGAAACAATGGCCTGTGGGAAGGTTCCTGTCCTGCACGGCAGCGCCTCCGAGAAGGGAGACGTCCCGTTGGACCCCCGTGCACGCATCGTGGGGGGAACAGAGTGCCCTAAGGGTCACTGCCCCTGGCAGGTACAGTATGAACCAGTTGCCTGAACTCAGAAACAAAGCGGTGGACATGTTTATGTATCTGTCGGAGAGGTGAAGTCTCTTTGCCCACTGTGTGTTTCTACAGGTGTTGTTAGTGAGAAATGGGAAGGGCTTCTGTGGAGGAGTCATCTACAAACCCACCTGGATCCTTACTGCCTCTCACTGCTTGGAGAATATCAAGGCCCAGCACCTGAAGGTGGTGGCAGGTATGGACTGTTTTTCCTTAGAAAAGAGTCAATGCAGCGGTTGTGTGTTGAAGTCTGAGTTGTTTCAACCTTTTCTGCATGTTGCCAGGTGAACACGACACAGAGAAAGACGAGGGTACGGAACAGACCATAGATGTGGCAGAGATCATCATGCACAACAGCTACGTGTCAGACACGGCGGACAGCGACATCGCCCTCCTACGTCTGAAGACGGCCATCGTTATCACGCCTTTCGCCGTGCCCGTCTGCCTGCCAACCCGCTCGATGGCGGAGCGTGAGCTCTGGGCCATCAACCTCCACACGGTGAGTGGCTGGGGCCGGCGCAGCGAGAACGGCCCTACGTCACGTGTCCTTCGGCGGCTGGAGGTGCCACGTATACGTACCCAGGACTGCATTGAGATGAGCGGCGTCACGCTAACGGCTAACATGTTCTGCGCCGGCTACATCGAGGGCAAGCAGGACTCCTGTAAGGGGGACAGCGGCGGACCACTGGTCACCCGCTACAGAGACACCACATTCCTGTTGGGTATCGTCAGCTGGGGAAAGGGGTGCGCCCGGCCGGGGAACTACGGGATTTACACCCGCGTGTCCAACTACCTGGACTGGATCCACAACTACACGGCAGAGCAGCCGACAGCGCAGCTGACAACGCAGCCACAGAACACCACAGCCACAATGCAAAACACCACGGTCAATCCAAATGCAGTCTTATAAGTGTCACAGAACAGGAGCAGTGCTGAGCCCAGTCCCTTATTGGGTTCAACTTGTAGTACATCTCTGAAACCATATTTGGCTTTCTGATTATAGTATTTATATTTATCATGTTTCTCGTGCTTCGACTACACTTTCTAAAGTTTTTCTGTATGTTTGTTGATTTTATGGTTTGATTTCCCTCTgatttttgattgattgatgccaaAGTAAACGGACCCTTCTGCTGTGTCATGATAACCATTAAGGCAAACTGACTCTTACGTAAGTTGGTGTTCAATTACAATGCATTTGCCATCTTAAAACAAATCTGCTTGCATTCTGCTCAGACCCGGCAGGCTATTTTTGTATGTTATAAGAAAGAGGATAGTCACTGCATTAAATGTTATGACCCCTATGCGGTTAGTTGGGCCAACAGGATTGAGGGTATAAAATGTAATTTTGTATTATCAGGGAACAATCTTCTCAAACGAAGGCAATTTGATATGTATTTAGCAAAATACGACCAGAATAGTGGTAAACATATGAACACAAAAGCTGTCAGAATTGCTGTGTTGTAGCCGTTTCAAATATATTACATTAAAACACTGTTCTAGAAGCATTCACTGATGTCTATTAATTAACATGATATGCAATATGATTCTGTAAATTGTGTTAAAATGAAGAAATGTGATGTGAAACCTTCCCCGTAAATTGCACCCTACTTGAAATCCCATTGGAATGTATTACGTCCAGCAAAGAGGTACAGGTTACCCATTTTGGCAAAATGTCTTCATAATGAGTGTGTTGCACATGGGtatgtgtgaaacttactcctcagcctgaagtgtccccacaAGCGCCAACGAATAGCTGGCTTTTCGCGTGGCGCTGACTGGTAAGACGCTTAAGGAGTGCGGTCCCAAGTTTGCGCCAGGTGTGGGCAGAAtcgggaggaagtggtactcAAGCAAGCAGCATGACGTCCTTTACAGGTgtaccaccaaactttacataaAGCAAGTAAAATTCCTAGCTATTAGTAATTTACCATAGGGTACACATTTTCCCAACCAGCTCCAATTAGCTTTAACTGGATTGGTCTGTCATTGCCACAACAATAATAGGTGTAATCTGCCTAAtcctaataaaaaaaatatgatagTTATGCAGATAAAACAACCAAATTAGGCAGGTTTGCAAAATAAATAATCTTTGTAAAATATTAGCAAAATTCTTCTTCAAATTTGCAAAAAACTGTATTCATATAACTGACTCTGGTTAACATTTGGATCCctaatttctgtattttattttccaaCAATAAATTATAATATTCCTAAAGGGTTATTTCACTGGTTTGTAGTGATTATAATGATATACAATATTATGCAATATTGTTAAATGTAAAATCTAAGTATTGAATCCTGACATTCCAACATAACATTCTAACAAACCACCTGCTGATGAGGGCGTCAACTTCCATAGCTGGTGAAGTACTAAAGTCTTAGCTTCACAGCCTTTATAGATAGTGTCTAGTTACACAATTAATGGAAAAATAGTATATTGTAGTATACGGCCTACTGAAACATGTATTGGTCAGTGTTAAAAGGCTGGATTTTGTTCAATCACTAATTTAATTGTTTCTATTTATTTTGTCAACCAGCAACTGAACTAATGGCTACAAAATGATAAGGCAACATATTTCATTAAATAACTTGTAAGGTTAGAGAGCATTATTTTAAGATCATGATGGTCAGGGACAGAAGAGATGTTAATTTTTTTGATCATTTGTTTTTACCTAAATATTTATGTTAACTTGCTGGGACAACTCAACAAATAGCAGATCACACCTTTCATCTTAGCATGCTGAGTACTGCTATACAACAGACTATTACAGATGGCAATGATAAAACCAGTATACTACTAGATCTGGATCTCTTGAACTTGAATTATTTCCCAGTATGACCGATTTCCCTAAAACAAATATGTAGTTCGGCTATTTGTAACATTGTACTTTCAATGATGAGTCAGTCTAGGTAAATCATTAGATCAGATGGCAAACATTAACCAAATCCTATGGTTTTTAAGATGAGATCCACCCAATAGAATGTTCCATTGTTGTTTCACATAGTCATTTTCAATGAGCATGTGAACATTCCAACTTGTCTCAACATTCCTTTATCAGCCTGTGAACATTGTATTGCTTAGACTCCCATACAACAAGAGGTAGGCTATCATATATCAATTTGATCAGGGGCTTGTGGGGAACAATTTAATACCATCAAACCTTTGCCACCCCAAAGTGGATTTTTTTCCCACTGGCCCATGGACTAGGACAGGCATTGAAACAAGCAAGCAATTCTATAAAGTTGGTTAAAACCTTTGTAGCCTAGCTACTTTCTCCTGTTGTGCATCAGTGGGTCTATTTACACTGGGGGTACCTTTGGACCCTCCAAACAAGAGATAGGccctagctacagttgaagtcggaagtttacatacacttaggttggagtcgtttttcaaaaacttgtttttcaaccactccacaaatttcttgtgaacaaactatagttttggcaagttggttagtgcatctactttgtgcatgacacaagtatttcttccaacaattgtttacagacagattatttcacttataactcaatgtatcacaattccagtgggtcagaagtttacatacactaaattgactgtgcctttaaacagcttggaaaattccagaaaatgatgtcatagctttagaagcttctgataggctaattgacataatttgagacaattgaaggtgtacctgtggatgtatttcaaggcctaccttcaaactcattgcctcttggcttgacatcatgggaaaatcaaaagaaaacagccaagacctcagaaaaaattgtagacctccacaagtctggttcatccttgggagcaatttccaaatgcctgaaagtaccacgttcatttgtacaaacaatagtacgcaagtatagacaccatgggaccacgcagccgtcataccgctcacgaaggagacgtgttctgtctcctagagatgaacatacttcggtgtgaaaagtgcaaatcaatcccagaacaacagcaaacgactttgtgaagatgctggaggaaacatgtacaaaagtatctatatccatggtaaaacgagtcctatatcgacataacctgaaaggccctcagcagggaagaagccactgctccaaaacttccatgaaaaagccagactacaggttgcaactgcacatgggaacaaagatcgtactttttggagaaatgtcctctggtctgatgaaacaacaatagaactgtttggccataatgactatcgttatgtgtggaggaaaaagggggatgcttgcaagccgaagaacaccatcccaaccgtgaagcacggggtggcagcatcatgttgtgggggtgcattactgcaggagggactggtgtacttcactaaatagatggcatcatgaggtaggaaaattatgtggatatattggagcaacatctcaagacatcagtcaggaagttaaagcttggtcacaaatggttcttccaaatggacaatgacctcaagcatacttccaaagttgtggcaaaatggcttaaggacaacaaagtcaaggtattggagtggccatcacaaagccctgacctcaatcctatagaaaaattgtgggcagaactgaaaaagcatgtgcgagcaaggaggcctacaaacttgactcagttacaccagctctgtcaggaggaatgggacaaaattcacccaacttattgtgggaagcttgtggaaggctacctgaacgtttgacccaagttaaacaatttaaaggcaatgctaccaaatactaatttagtgtatgtaaacttatgacccactgggaatgtgatgaaagaactaaaagctgaaataaatcattctctcaactattattctgacatttaaatgtatttgggtaaggagtatgtaaacttccgacttcaactgtacatacattcaATGATGCATATCATGAAATCAAATATGTGAACGATTATGATATTACAAAGGACAGTGAAAAATGTATTATAACAGGTAAATATAGGGATCAAATGTCATATTTAAGATACACTACATGGCTAAAAGTATTTGGACAGCTCCTTGTCGAAGATCTCAttccaaaactgttgccacaaagttggaaacacagaattgtctagaatgtcattgtatgttgtagagttaagatttcccttcactggaactaagggccctagcctgaaccatgaaaaagaaccccagaccattattcctcctccaccaaactttacatttggcactatgcattggggcaggtagcgttttactggcatctgccaaacccagattcatccgtcggactgccagatggtgaagcgtgattcatcactccagagaataaatttccactgctccagagtccaatggcggcgagctttacaccactccagccgacgcttggcattgtgcatggtgagcTTAGGCCTTTGTGCATcttctcggccatggaaacccatttcatgaagctcccgacaaacagttattgtgctgattttgctctcagaggcagtttggaactcggtagtgagtgttgcagccgAGGACAGAATTTTTTTAAGCGCTAAGGACTTGgcagtccagttctgtgagcttgtgtggcctaccacttactGGCTGAGACGTTCTTATTCCTAGAAatgtccacttcacaataacagcacttacagatgaCTGGgccagctctagcagagcagaaatttgaggAACTGACACTGAactcagtacgggccattctactgacattgtttccctatggagattgcatggctgtgtgcttgattataTACATGTCAGCAACTGGggtgactgaaatagccgaatccactcatttgaaggtgtCCACATCCTTTTGTCCATGTAGTGTAAGACATAGGCCTAATcctctagttcaggtctggtcaCCATCACCTAGATGTGGCCACTGTTTGCAGAGCAGTGGGAGTGAGCTGTTGGAGTGAGTGGGAGTCATATGAGCTGGCATTGTTGAACTCAAATCTCTTCAGTTTTGGGTGATTCAGGTCCGCCACGATGCTGCTGAAAACACTTTGCGCACTTTGGGCCATTACAACTGTCATTTCTGCCGCTGGTAAGTTTGTTTCGAAAACATATATTTTGAATCTAGCGTTATAGTTAGTTAAATGATAAAgtcgtatttttttttaaagatggagAGGTGCCAAATGTTGTTTGGCACCAGTTGTTGTCTTTCTTTTATGGCTTGTCATTCGATGTTTAAGTCTTCTTGAAGAAGGATGATGCGCACCTGGTGCTTGACAGAGCCAGGCGCGCCAACAGCGGCTACTTCGAGGAGATGAAACAGGGCAACCTCGAGCGCGAGTGTGTGGAGGAAATTTGTAACTATGAAGAGGCTCGGGAAGTTTTCGAGGACGACGCCCAAACGGTGCAATTTTGTAGTAATTTCAGTTGGTGAaatatttgcaattacttttaattgaagcactattttatttaatttaatgaaATATTTAGCAATGCATAGGAACATGTGAGAATTCCAGAGATAACTCTTAAAACTGACTATGTATGGTTTGTTTCCACAGAAAACGTTTTGGTTGACATACACGGGTAAATCAGATTTTTCTATGTGGACTGTACACAAATATTTCCAACCAGCCTAAAAGATATGTTAGAGTATTGCTTTCAAGTGTGCTTTCAGTCATTTTCATAAAATGCTAATTATATTGTTGTATAAAATCCAATATGGTACTACCATGTCTGTTATCACGTTCCTAATTTATTTGCACAAGATACGTCCAGCATGTCAAATAGCAAATGCCATAAACCTTTACCCTATTGATCCCTCTAAGGTCAGGACCCCTGCCTGGTCAACCCATGCAAAAACAACGGAACTTGTGTTTACATGGATGACTCTTACACATGTCAGTGTCTGGAAGGCTATGAAGGAAAATACTGTCAGAAAGGTAGGAAGAGAATTCCTAGCTGCCATTTTTATACCAATAGTTTACTCCAGTGTTtcttaatcctggtcctggggacccaaaggggtgcacatttcgggttttgccctagcactgcacacctgattccactaatcaAATGTTAGATAATgagttgattagttgaatcaaatcaaatgttatttgtcacatgcgccgagtacaacaggtgtagaccttacagtaaaatgcttacagacaagccttaaccaacaatgcagttttaataaaaataagtgttaagaaagtatgtGTGCTCAGATGTGTAGTGCTAGGGTGAAGACccaaatgtgcacccctttgggttcccaggaccaggattaagaAACACCGGTTTTCACAATAGTTTCATACCAATAGATTATTGTAATTACGCAGTAGTAAGAGCACTGTAACGTGAAGTGTTGCCCACATTTGCTAGTGGGCTGATATTATATGTTGACCCCATTATGCTTATCCTACTTGCCTTTCCCCTTTCTCCCAACATACTATAGTATTTGAGGACACCCTGAAATGCCTCTCCCTTAACGGGGAGTGCGAGCACTTCTGTAACAATTCTGGGTCAAGACGCAAGTGTTCCTGTGCTCCTGGTTACGCCCTGGGAGAGG from the Salmo salar chromosome ssa17, Ssal_v3.1, whole genome shotgun sequence genome contains:
- the f7 gene encoding coagulation factor VII, which produces MWLHVLCLTLSIRCCHPASVFLARDQAHGLLIRPKRANTGWFEELKRGDLERECLEEKCSKEEAREVFEHEQATEEFWRNYNVQDSCQSDPCQNKGSCSSISGSSYTCLCMPGFSGRNCELAFKAIPDSCLHENGGCEHFCEEEGGRRNCSCADSYFLGTDGQRCLTQETMACGKVPVLHGSASEKGDVPLDPRARIVGGTECPKGHCPWQVLLVRNGKGFCGGVIYKPTWILTASHCLENIKAQHLKVVAGEHDTEKDEGTEQTIDVAEIIMHNSYVSDTADSDIALLRLKTAIVITPFAVPVCLPTRSMAERELWAINLHTVSGWGRRSENGPTSRVLRRLEVPRIRTQDCIEMSGVTLTANMFCAGYIEGKQDSCKGDSGGPLVTRYRDTTFLLGIVSWGKGCARPGNYGIYTRVSNYLDWIHNYTAEQPTAQLTTQPQNTTATMQNTTVNPNAVL